One window from the genome of Aricia agestis chromosome 6, ilAriAges1.1, whole genome shotgun sequence encodes:
- the LOC121728086 gene encoding uncharacterized protein LOC121728086: protein MPQVFEGPPAVGDNHAGYNYSINAVCILIVAVVRCDAGIEAGHDTGNSVGDSSGGYHYSAPITGGDFSGQDHGFSASQGDQGHDFSGGQGHDFSGGQSAEISGGHGNDYTLALTQGGQDFHGPQHFLGGVGLGSYGGDSYLQAAHDFGSQNFNGDGHGDVSGAGDSSHEEQGQGNHGQQDFGHGQQDFGQQGQHDFGQGHQGFILQDGGHEYGDQHDFGNVHAFPVGEHVDEEHPVQVPLYKHMTYPIPKLIHVNVPKPILVGVPQPYPVKVPVHKPVAVPVETEISIPIEKVVPYPVVKHVPYPVEKHVPIRVEKTVTVHVPQPYPVKIPVYKTIHHKGHH, encoded by the coding sequence GTATGTATACTAATTGTCGCAGTGGTGAGGTGTGATGCTGGCATCGAAGCCGGCCACGACACAGGCAACAGTGTCGGGGACAGTTCTGGGGGCTACCACTACTCCGCACCCATCACGGGTGGGGATTTCTCCGGACAAGACCACGGCTTCTCTGCATCCCAGGGTGACCAAGGACATGATTTCTCTGGTGGCCAAGGACATGATTTCTCTGGCGGCCAAAGCGCTGAAATATCTGGAGGACACGGAAACGACTACACTCTGGCTCTTACCCAGGGAGGTCAAGATTTTCACGGGCCACAGCATTTCCTGGGCGGCGTCGGTTTGGGCAGCTACGGAGGTGACTCCTACTTGCAAGCGGCTCATGATTTTGGATCCCAGAACTTCAACGGAGATGGACATGGCGACGTCAGCGGAGCGGGAGACTCGAGTCACGAGGAGCAAGGCCAGGGCAATCACGGTCAGCAAGACTTCGGTCATGGACAACAAGACTTTGGCCAGCAAGGTCAGCATGATTTCGGTCAAGGTCACCAAGGATTCATCCTTCAAGATGGCGGCCACGAGTATGGTGACCAGCATGACTTTGGCAACGTCCACGCTTTTCCAGTTGGCGAGCATGTGGATGAGGAGCATCCGGTCCAGGTGCCGTTGTACAAGCACATGACGTATCCTATTCCCAAGTTGATCCACGTGAACGTACCCAAGCCGATTCTAGTTGGGGTCCCGCAGCCTTACCCCGTCAAGGTGCCAGTACACAAGCCCGTGGCGGTTCCAGTTGAAACTGAAATCTCCATTCCGATCGAGAAAGTTGTCCCCTACCCAGTCGTGAAGCACGTCCCTTACCCGGTAGAAAAGCATGTACCTATCAGGGTCGAGAAGACCGTGACGGTCCACGTCCCCCAACCTTACCCTGTCAAGATCCCAGTGTACAAGACCATCCACCATAAAGGTCACCACTGA